One region of Enterobacter ludwigii genomic DNA includes:
- a CDS encoding YeaH/YhbH family protein — protein MTWFIDRRLNGKNKSTVNRQRFLRRYKAQIKQSISEAINKRSVTDVDSGESVSIPTDDISEPMFHQGRGGLRHRVHPGNDHFVQNDRIERPQGGGGGSGSGQGQASQDGEGQDEFVFQISKDEYLDLLFEDLALPNLRKNQHRQLNEYKTHRAGYTANGVPANISVVRSLQNSLARRTAMTAGKRRELRELESNLKVVENTEPAQLLEEERLRKEIAELRAKIDRVPFIDTFDLRYKNYEKRPEPSSQAVMFCLMDVSGSMDQATKDMAKRFYILLYLFLSRTYKNVEVVYIRHHTQAKEVDEHEFFYSQETGGTIVSSALKLMDEVVKERYDPAQWNIYAAQASDGDNWADDSPLCHEILAKKILPVVRYYSYIEITRRAHQTLWREYEHLQSMFDNFAMQHIRDQDDIYPVFRELFHKQSSTSNA, from the coding sequence ATGACCTGGTTTATTGACCGGCGTCTTAACGGCAAAAACAAGAGCACGGTGAACCGCCAGCGCTTCTTGCGCCGTTATAAAGCGCAAATTAAACAGTCTATCTCCGAGGCCATCAACAAACGCTCGGTGACTGACGTCGACAGCGGCGAATCTGTCTCCATCCCTACCGATGACATCAGCGAACCGATGTTTCATCAGGGGCGTGGCGGACTGCGCCATCGCGTACACCCAGGTAATGACCACTTCGTTCAGAACGACAGAATTGAGCGTCCTCAGGGCGGCGGCGGTGGTTCAGGAAGCGGTCAGGGACAGGCCAGCCAGGATGGTGAAGGTCAGGACGAGTTTGTCTTCCAGATTTCGAAAGATGAATATCTCGACCTGCTGTTTGAGGATCTGGCGCTGCCGAATCTGAGAAAGAATCAGCATCGTCAGCTTAACGAGTACAAAACCCATCGCGCGGGCTATACCGCCAATGGCGTACCCGCCAATATCAGCGTCGTGCGTTCATTGCAGAATTCACTGGCGCGACGCACGGCCATGACGGCAGGTAAACGTCGCGAACTACGCGAACTCGAAAGCAACCTGAAAGTCGTGGAAAACACGGAACCGGCACAACTGCTGGAAGAGGAGCGCCTGCGTAAAGAGATTGCTGAGTTGAGGGCGAAGATCGATCGGGTGCCGTTTATCGACACCTTCGACCTGCGCTACAAGAACTACGAAAAACGTCCGGAGCCGTCCAGCCAGGCCGTGATGTTCTGTCTGATGGACGTCTCCGGTTCAATGGACCAGGCCACCAAAGATATGGCGAAGCGTTTTTATATTCTGCTCTACCTGTTCCTGAGCAGAACCTATAAGAACGTGGAGGTGGTCTATATTCGCCACCACACGCAGGCCAAAGAGGTGGATGAGCATGAGTTCTTCTACTCCCAGGAGACCGGGGGAACCATTGTATCAAGCGCACTGAAGCTAATGGATGAAGTGGTAAAAGAGCGTTACGACCCGGCGCAGTGGAACATTTATGCCGCGCAGGCCTCGGATGGCGATAACTGGGCAGATGACTCGCCGCTGTGTCATGAAATTCTGGCGAAGAAAATTCTGCCCGTCGTGCGTTACTACAGCTATATCGAAATTACCCGTCGTGCGCACCAGACCCTGTGGCGGGAATATGAACATCTGCAATCTATGTTCGATAACTTTGCCATGCAGCATATCCGTGACCAGGATGACATCTATCCGGTGTTCAGGGAGCTGTTTCATAAGCA
- the yeaG gene encoding protein kinase YeaG: protein MNIFDHYRQRYEAAKDEEFTLQEFLTICRQDRSAYANAAERLLMAIGEPNMVDTALEPRLSRLFSNRVVARYPAFEEFYGMEDAIEQIVSYLKHAAQGLEEKKQILYLLGPVGGGKSSLAERLKSLMQRVPIYVLSANGERSPVNDHPLCLFNPQEDAQILDKEFGIPRRYLGTIMSPWAAKRLHEFGGDITKFRVVKVWPSILEQIAIAKTEPGDENNQDISALVGKVDIRKLENFAQNDPDAYGYSGALCRSNQGIMEFVEMFKAPIKVLHPLLTATQEGNYNGTEGISALPFNGIILAHSNESEWVTFRNNKNNEAFLDRVYIVKVPYCLRISEEIKIYEKLLNHSELVHAPCAPGTLETLSRFSILSRLKEPENSSIYSKMRVYDGESLKDTDPKAKSYQEYRDYAGVDEGMNGLSTRFAFKILSRVFNFDHAEVAANPVHLFYVLEQQIEREQFPQEQAERYLEFLKGYLIPKYAEFIGKEIQTAYLESYSEYGQNIFDRYVTYADFWIQDQEYRDPDTGQLFDRESLNAELEKIEKPAGISNPKDFRNEIVNFVLRARAHNSGRNPNWTSYEKLRTVIEKKMFSNTEELLPVISFNAKTSTDEQKKHDDFVDRMMEKGYTRKQVRLLCEWYLRVRKSS, encoded by the coding sequence ATGAATATATTCGATCACTATCGCCAGCGCTATGAAGCTGCCAAGGACGAAGAGTTCACACTGCAGGAGTTTCTTACCATCTGTCGGCAAGATCGCAGTGCCTATGCCAATGCGGCAGAACGGCTATTAATGGCTATTGGTGAGCCAAACATGGTTGATACTGCCCTGGAACCCCGGCTTTCCCGTCTCTTTTCGAATCGGGTGGTCGCCCGATATCCGGCGTTTGAAGAGTTCTATGGTATGGAAGATGCCATCGAACAGATTGTCTCGTATCTGAAGCATGCCGCCCAGGGTCTGGAAGAGAAGAAACAGATCCTCTATTTACTGGGTCCAGTGGGGGGTGGTAAATCATCTCTGGCTGAACGCCTGAAATCACTGATGCAGCGCGTCCCTATTTATGTGCTGAGTGCGAACGGAGAACGCAGCCCGGTAAACGACCATCCGCTGTGTCTGTTTAACCCGCAGGAAGATGCGCAAATTCTGGATAAAGAATTTGGCATCCCGCGTCGTTATCTTGGCACTATTATGTCGCCGTGGGCGGCAAAACGTCTGCATGAGTTTGGTGGCGACATTACCAAATTCCGCGTAGTGAAAGTGTGGCCATCCATTCTGGAACAGATTGCCATCGCCAAAACGGAACCCGGCGATGAGAACAACCAGGACATCTCAGCCCTGGTGGGGAAAGTCGATATTCGTAAGCTGGAAAACTTTGCGCAAAACGACCCGGATGCCTATGGCTATTCTGGCGCACTGTGCCGGTCAAACCAGGGGATCATGGAATTCGTAGAGATGTTTAAAGCACCGATTAAAGTGCTGCATCCTCTGCTGACGGCCACCCAGGAAGGTAACTACAACGGGACGGAAGGTATCTCCGCCCTGCCGTTTAACGGCATCATTCTGGCACACTCAAACGAATCAGAATGGGTGACCTTCCGTAACAACAAAAATAATGAGGCGTTCCTTGACCGTGTTTATATCGTCAAAGTGCCTTATTGCCTGCGGATCTCTGAAGAGATCAAAATTTACGAGAAACTGCTTAACCACAGTGAGCTGGTACATGCCCCTTGCGCGCCCGGTACTCTGGAGACCCTCTCACGCTTCTCCATCCTGTCGCGCCTGAAAGAGCCGGAAAACTCCAGCATCTACTCGAAAATGCGCGTTTACGATGGTGAAAGCCTGAAAGACACCGACCCGAAAGCGAAGTCGTATCAGGAATACCGTGATTACGCCGGGGTCGACGAAGGGATGAACGGTCTGTCTACGCGTTTCGCGTTTAAGATCCTCTCCCGCGTCTTTAACTTCGACCATGCGGAAGTGGCCGCTAACCCGGTTCATCTGTTCTATGTACTGGAACAGCAAATCGAACGTGAGCAGTTCCCGCAGGAACAGGCTGAACGCTACCTTGAGTTCCTGAAAGGCTACCTGATCCCGAAATACGCCGAGTTCATTGGCAAAGAGATCCAGACGGCCTACCTGGAATCCTATTCAGAATACGGGCAGAACATTTTCGACCGTTATGTCACCTATGCTGACTTCTGGATCCAGGATCAGGAGTACCGCGACCCGGATACCGGCCAGTTGTTTGACCGTGAATCCCTGAACGCAGAGCTGGAAAAAATCGAGAAACCTGCCGGGATCAGCAACCCGAAAGACTTCCGCAACGAGATTGTGAACTTCGTGCTGCGCGCCAGAGCGCATAACAGCGGACGTAACCCGAACTGGACCAGCTACGAAAAACTGCGCACGGTTATTGAGAAGAAAATGTTCTCCAATACCGAAGAGCTGTTGCCGGTTATTTCGTTTAACGCCAAAACCTCAACCGATGAGCAGAAAAAGCACGACGACTTTGTCGACCGTATGATGGAAAAAGGCTACACCCGCAAGCAGGTTCGCCTGCTCTGCGAATGGTATCTGCGTGTGCGTAAATCGTCTTAA
- a CDS encoding MipA/OmpV family protein, with translation MTKLKLLALGVLAVTAVSTAQAESQWTVGAGVGVINSPYKQYDRDLYPVPVVTYEGDNFWFRGLGGGYYLWNDTADKLSIMAYYDPTHFKPGDSDSHALRQLDKRKSTMMAGLSYVHNTQYGFLRIALAGDTLDNSNGFIWDLAWLYRYTNGALTLTPGIGVQYNSENYNDYYYGVSKNESRRSGLKSYSADDGWDPYLELTASYNFLGDWNVYGTGRYERLSDEVKDSPMVDKSWAGIFSVGVTYKF, from the coding sequence GTGACCAAACTCAAACTTCTGGCATTAGGCGTACTCGCCGTAACCGCAGTTAGCACCGCACAGGCGGAAAGTCAGTGGACGGTTGGGGCGGGCGTTGGCGTCATTAACAGCCCATACAAACAGTATGACCGTGATCTTTACCCCGTTCCGGTTGTCACCTATGAAGGCGATAATTTCTGGTTCCGCGGTCTGGGCGGCGGCTATTATCTGTGGAACGATACGGCCGATAAGCTCTCCATCATGGCCTACTACGATCCGACGCACTTCAAACCAGGTGACAGTGACAGTCACGCCTTGCGTCAGCTCGACAAGCGTAAGAGCACCATGATGGCCGGTCTCTCTTATGTGCATAACACCCAGTATGGCTTCCTGCGTATCGCGCTGGCGGGAGATACGCTGGATAACAGCAACGGCTTTATCTGGGATCTGGCGTGGCTTTATCGCTACACCAACGGTGCGCTGACCCTGACGCCAGGTATTGGTGTGCAGTACAACAGTGAGAACTACAACGACTACTACTATGGCGTCTCTAAAAACGAGTCCCGTCGTAGCGGTCTGAAAAGCTACAGCGCAGATGATGGTTGGGATCCGTACCTGGAGCTGACCGCGAGCTACAACTTCCTCGGTGACTGGAACGTATACGGTACTGGTCGTTACGAGCGTCTGAGCGACGAAGTGAAAGATAGCCCAATGGTCGACAAGTCCTGGGCGGGCATTTTCTCTGTTGGTGTGACCTACAAGTTCTGA
- a CDS encoding D-hexose-6-phosphate mutarotase — protein sequence MINKIFALPVVEQLTPVLSRRQIDGADIIVVDHPRVKASVALNGAHLLSWKPEGEVEGLWLSDATSFKKGAAIRGGVPICWPWFGPSAQQGLPSHGFARNQQWTLKAHNEDDNGAVLTFELQANDETRALWPHDFTLYARFKLAKTCEIELEAHGEFETTSALHTYFNVGDINAVKVSGLGDTFIDKVDNAKEGKLSDGVQTFPDRTDRVYQHPEACSVIHDGALNRGIEVVHHHHSDVVGWNPGPAVSISMADVPDDGYKTFVCVETACVTTPQKASEEKPSRLGQTIRIVKR from the coding sequence ATGATTAATAAAATTTTTGCACTTCCGGTAGTCGAACAACTTACCCCTGTGCTCTCCCGCCGTCAGATCGACGGTGCCGATATTATCGTCGTTGACCATCCGCGCGTAAAAGCCTCCGTAGCGCTGAACGGCGCCCACCTCCTCTCCTGGAAACCTGAAGGAGAAGTTGAAGGTTTGTGGCTGAGTGATGCAACCTCTTTCAAAAAAGGGGCCGCGATCCGAGGTGGCGTGCCGATCTGCTGGCCGTGGTTCGGCCCGTCCGCGCAACAGGGTTTGCCTTCTCACGGTTTTGCCCGTAACCAGCAGTGGACGCTGAAAGCGCATAATGAAGATGACAACGGCGCAGTGCTGACCTTTGAGCTGCAGGCTAATGATGAAACCCGCGCCCTCTGGCCGCACGATTTCACCCTTTACGCCCGCTTTAAGCTGGCTAAAACCTGTGAAATTGAACTGGAAGCCCATGGCGAGTTCGAAACCACCTCTGCCCTGCACACCTATTTCAACGTGGGTGATATCAACGCAGTGAAGGTGAGCGGTCTTGGCGATACCTTTATCGACAAAGTGGACAACGCCAAAGAAGGCAAGCTCAGCGACGGGGTACAAACGTTCCCTGATCGTACCGACCGCGTATATCAGCATCCGGAAGCGTGCAGCGTGATCCACGACGGAGCCCTGAACCGCGGAATTGAAGTGGTTCACCACCATCACAGCGACGTGGTGGGCTGGAACCCAGGTCCGGCTGTTTCTATTAGCATGGCAGACGTACCTGACGATGGTTACAAAACCTTCGTCTGCGTAGAAACGGCTTGCGTGACGACGCCGCAGAAAGCCAGCGAAGAAAAACCATCTCGTTTAGGGCAAACCATTCGCATTGTTAAGCGCTAA
- the gapA gene encoding glyceraldehyde-3-phosphate dehydrogenase encodes MTIKVGINGFGRIGRIVFRAAQKRSDIEIVGINDLLDAEYMAYMLKYDSTHGRFDGTVEVKDGHLVVNGKTIRVTAEKDPANLKWNEIGVDVVAEATGIFLTDETARKHITAGAKKVVLTGPSKDNTPMFVRGANFETYAGQDIVSNASCTTNCLAPLAKVINDNFGIIEGLMTTVHATTATQKTVDGPSHKDWRGGRGAAQNIIPSSTGAAKAVGKVLPELNGKLTGMAFRVPTPNVSVVDLTVRLEKAASYEEIKKAIKAASEGAMKGVLGYTEDDVVSTDFNGEVCTSVFDAKAGIALNDNFVKLVSWYDNETGYSNKVLDLIAHISK; translated from the coding sequence ATGACTATCAAAGTAGGTATCAACGGTTTTGGCCGTATCGGCCGTATTGTTTTCCGTGCTGCTCAGAAACGTTCTGACATCGAAATCGTTGGTATCAACGATCTCCTGGACGCTGAATACATGGCGTACATGCTGAAGTACGACTCAACTCACGGTCGTTTCGACGGCACCGTTGAAGTGAAAGACGGCCACCTGGTTGTTAACGGCAAAACCATCCGCGTTACTGCTGAGAAAGACCCAGCTAACCTGAAATGGAACGAAATCGGTGTTGACGTTGTTGCTGAAGCAACCGGTATCTTCCTGACCGACGAAACTGCGCGTAAACACATTACCGCGGGTGCGAAGAAAGTTGTTCTGACTGGTCCTTCCAAAGACAACACCCCAATGTTCGTTCGTGGTGCAAACTTCGAAACTTACGCTGGCCAGGATATCGTGTCTAACGCATCCTGCACCACCAACTGCCTGGCACCGCTGGCTAAAGTTATCAACGACAACTTCGGCATCATCGAAGGTCTGATGACTACTGTTCACGCGACCACCGCTACTCAGAAAACCGTTGATGGCCCGTCTCACAAAGACTGGCGTGGTGGCCGTGGCGCGGCTCAGAACATCATCCCATCCTCTACCGGTGCTGCTAAAGCGGTAGGTAAAGTACTGCCAGAACTGAATGGCAAACTGACTGGTATGGCGTTCCGCGTTCCAACTCCTAACGTATCCGTTGTTGACCTGACCGTTCGTCTGGAAAAAGCTGCTTCTTATGAAGAAATTAAGAAAGCAATCAAAGCTGCTTCCGAAGGCGCAATGAAAGGCGTTCTGGGCTACACAGAAGACGACGTTGTATCTACCGATTTCAACGGCGAAGTGTGCACTTCTGTGTTCGATGCTAAAGCTGGTATCGCACTGAACGACAACTTCGTTAAACTGGTATCCTGGTACGACAACGAAACCGGCTACTCTAACAAAGTACTGGACCTGATCGCTCACATCTCCAAATAA
- the msrB gene encoding peptide-methionine (R)-S-oxide reductase MsrB, which yields MSNQRNPDDLKKNLTEMQFYVTQNHGTEPPFTGRLLHNKRDGVYHCLVCDAPLFNSQTKFDSGCGWPSFYEPVSDDAIRYLTDSSHGMVRTEIRCGNCDAHLGHVFPDGPQPTGERFCVNSASMSFTDDENGDQIKG from the coding sequence ATGTCGAACCAACGTAACCCTGACGATTTGAAAAAAAACCTCACAGAAATGCAGTTTTACGTGACCCAGAATCACGGAACAGAACCGCCATTCACCGGGCGTTTACTGCACAACAAGCGAGACGGCGTCTACCACTGTCTGGTCTGTGATGCCCCACTGTTCAATTCCCAAACGAAATTTGATTCCGGCTGCGGCTGGCCGAGCTTTTATGAGCCGGTAAGCGATGACGCAATCCGCTATCTGACAGATTCCTCACACGGCATGGTGCGTACCGAAATTCGTTGTGGAAACTGCGACGCGCACCTTGGTCATGTCTTCCCGGATGGCCCTCAGCCAACGGGTGAACGTTTCTGTGTGAACTCGGCCTCTATGAGCTTCACCGATGACGAAAACGGCGACCAGATCAAAGGTTGA
- a CDS encoding YeaC family protein yields the protein MNIDDMINGMTPEIYQRLVTAVELGKWPDGVALTPDQKENSLQLVMLWQARNNTDAQHMTIDTQGQMVMKSKRELKEDFGITPKPIATMKMQ from the coding sequence GTGAATATTGATGACATGATTAACGGTATGACGCCGGAAATTTATCAGCGTCTGGTTACCGCCGTAGAACTTGGAAAATGGCCTGATGGCGTCGCGCTTACCCCGGATCAAAAAGAGAACAGTTTGCAACTGGTGATGTTGTGGCAGGCGCGCAATAACACGGATGCGCAGCACATGACTATCGACACCCAGGGTCAGATGGTGATGAAGAGTAAGCGCGAATTGAAAGAAGACTTTGGTATCACGCCGAAGCCGATTGCGACAATGAAAATGCAATAA